From a single Arthrobacter sp. SLBN-112 genomic region:
- a CDS encoding aldehyde dehydrogenase family protein: MRESTLAPSEKALPAFGDVQSPYDGRIVGAVVLTPPDAMETIFETARAGAVRARGMSRHTRGKLLDAAAMLMDGRAEDFARTITAESGKTIRQARKEVLRAVNTLRLSAAEARRNGGETIPFDSYEGSEDRMGWYSREPLGIIAAITPYNDPLNLVAHKVGPAIAGGNAVILKPSALTPLSAQMLADVLTEAGLPHGVLTVVHGGRDVAEAIVRNRDVRMVSFTGGFSTGEAIARTAGLKKLSMDLGGNAPVIVMDDADIAAAVEACVSGAFWAAGQNCVGAQRILVAEPVYTEFRRRFLQETSRLVAGDPAGENTDVGPMISSAAVEHLQTKIDAAVSAGAVVLAGNTRNGNVLQPTVLENVPMGSRLWNEEVFGPVVLLQPFTTFDEAVDLANAVDFSLHAGIFTRSLGTALEAAGRIDAGGVMINDSSDYRFDGMPFGGSKYGSMGREGVRFAYEEMTQPKVVCIKHQGGRT, from the coding sequence ATGCGTGAATCGACACTGGCCCCATCGGAGAAGGCACTGCCTGCGTTCGGCGACGTGCAGAGCCCCTACGATGGCCGGATTGTGGGAGCGGTCGTCCTGACCCCACCGGACGCCATGGAAACGATCTTCGAGACGGCCCGGGCCGGGGCCGTGCGGGCCCGGGGAATGTCCCGTCACACCCGCGGGAAGCTCCTGGACGCTGCTGCCATGCTGATGGACGGGCGGGCGGAGGATTTTGCCCGGACCATCACCGCTGAGAGCGGGAAGACCATCCGGCAGGCACGCAAGGAAGTACTGCGGGCGGTCAACACCCTTCGCTTGTCGGCGGCAGAAGCACGCCGGAATGGAGGAGAAACCATCCCTTTTGACTCCTATGAGGGCTCGGAAGACCGCATGGGCTGGTACTCCCGGGAACCGCTGGGCATCATCGCGGCCATCACGCCGTACAACGACCCGTTGAACCTGGTGGCGCACAAGGTGGGCCCGGCCATCGCGGGAGGGAACGCCGTGATTCTCAAGCCGTCCGCCTTGACTCCGCTGTCCGCGCAAATGCTGGCGGACGTCCTCACCGAAGCGGGCCTGCCCCACGGAGTGCTCACGGTTGTCCACGGGGGCAGGGACGTTGCGGAGGCGATCGTCAGGAACCGGGACGTACGGATGGTGTCCTTCACCGGCGGGTTTTCCACCGGGGAGGCGATCGCCCGGACAGCGGGGCTGAAGAAGCTGTCCATGGATCTGGGCGGCAACGCCCCGGTGATCGTGATGGACGACGCTGACATTGCTGCCGCCGTGGAAGCATGCGTCTCCGGTGCCTTTTGGGCCGCCGGCCAGAACTGCGTGGGAGCACAGCGTATTCTCGTGGCCGAGCCCGTGTACACCGAATTCCGGCGGCGCTTCCTGCAGGAAACGTCACGGCTCGTGGCGGGCGATCCTGCAGGGGAGAACACCGATGTGGGTCCAATGATCTCCTCCGCAGCGGTGGAACACCTCCAAACCAAAATTGATGCGGCCGTCAGCGCAGGTGCCGTAGTCCTGGCCGGCAATACCCGGAACGGCAATGTCCTGCAGCCCACGGTGCTGGAGAACGTCCCCATGGGGAGCAGACTCTGGAACGAAGAAGTTTTTGGGCCAGTGGTGCTGCTGCAGCCGTTCACAACCTTTGACGAGGCTGTGGACCTGGCGAATGCGGTGGACTTCAGCCTGCATGCGGGAATCTTCACGCGCTCTCTTGGCACTGCGCTGGAGGCTGCCGGCCGCATCGATGCAGGTGGCGTGATGATCAATGATTCCTCGGATTACCGCTTCGACGGGATGCCGTTCGGTGGATCCAAGTACGGCAGCATGGGCCGTGAAGGTGTCCGGTTCGCCTACGAGGAGATGACCCAGCCGAAGGTTGTCTGCATCAAGCACCAGGGCGGCAGGACCTAG
- a CDS encoding homoserine dehydrogenase, producing MTTYDIALIGFGGVNRTLAELIATRGDELSRKLGFGLRVVAITDLRLGSLVQAGGIDLDAAFRLEPGVETFAACGGSAEPDNERVIRTCPADIICEATFTNPTDGEPAASHVRWALESGKSVCTTNKGPVALWGAELAQLAQGNGLGFEFEGAVMSGTPVLRFAKQLLPGLILTGFEGILNGTSNYVLGRMEDGLSFDEAVREAQQRGYAEADPSADIEGYDVQLKVLILANELLGADLTLADVQRQGISALTREDLTRARGEGRRWKLVGSARGNPDGTVTAGVAPAALPLDHGLAGVSGANNAVSFHTDLLGPVTVSGPGAGRVETAYALLSDIIAMHGARNQVTAHA from the coding sequence ATGACCACGTACGACATCGCGCTGATCGGTTTCGGCGGCGTAAACAGGACACTTGCTGAATTGATCGCCACCCGTGGGGATGAGCTCAGCCGCAAACTGGGTTTTGGCCTGCGGGTGGTGGCCATTACGGACCTTCGCCTCGGCTCACTGGTGCAGGCCGGGGGGATTGACCTGGACGCAGCCTTCCGGCTCGAGCCAGGTGTGGAGACCTTCGCAGCATGCGGGGGGTCCGCGGAGCCGGACAACGAGCGTGTCATCCGGACGTGCCCTGCCGACATCATTTGTGAAGCAACCTTCACCAACCCCACGGACGGTGAGCCCGCGGCCTCGCACGTACGCTGGGCCCTGGAATCCGGTAAGAGCGTCTGCACCACCAACAAGGGCCCCGTTGCGCTGTGGGGAGCGGAACTGGCGCAACTGGCACAAGGAAATGGCCTGGGTTTCGAATTCGAGGGCGCGGTGATGAGCGGAACCCCTGTGCTCCGTTTTGCGAAGCAACTGCTTCCAGGCCTGATACTCACTGGCTTTGAGGGCATCCTCAACGGCACCAGCAACTACGTTCTGGGCCGGATGGAGGACGGCCTCAGCTTTGACGAGGCAGTGCGCGAAGCCCAGCAGCGGGGTTACGCCGAGGCGGATCCCTCCGCTGATATCGAAGGCTACGACGTCCAGCTCAAAGTCCTGATTTTGGCGAATGAACTGCTGGGCGCGGACCTTACGCTCGCTGATGTCCAGCGCCAAGGGATATCCGCGCTGACCCGCGAAGACCTCACCAGGGCAAGGGGTGAGGGCCGGCGGTGGAAATTGGTGGGGTCTGCGCGGGGAAACCCGGACGGGACAGTAACCGCCGGCGTTGCCCCCGCAGCACTCCCCCTTGACCACGGGCTCGCGGGAGTTTCCGGAGCGAACAACGCGGTGTCGTTCCACACCGACCTTCTTGGGCCGGTAACGGTTTCCGGTCCCGGGGCCGGACGGGTGGAGACGGCGTATGCCCTGCTCTCGGACATCATCGCGATGCACGGTGCGAGGAACCAGGTGACTGCACATGCGTGA
- a CDS encoding amino acid permease, with the protein MESSTPLTLKPEPGAPPSGEPGLHRSMGPRHLVMIAMGGVIGSGLFLSSGYTISQAGPLGAVLAYLVGAFVVYLVMACLGELAIAYPVSGAFHIYAARSIGPATGFATAWLYWLCWAVAIGSEFTASGLLMQRWFPGVDVWVWCLVFAATLFGLNAVSSRFFGESEFWFAIIKVAAIIALIVLGGAALLGFHPLSEGGSHPFLFENFNTEGGLFPNGFTGVLITALAVFYAFSGSELIGVAAGETKDPATSIPKAMRSTVIRLLVFFVGAIAVIAATIPYQEVGLDESPFVTVFTATGVPFAADLMNFVIITALLSAGNSGLFSCARMLYSLANEGHAPQALKKLTRRGIPMTALSVSMLGGLASLISSVVAPETVYLALVSVAGFAVVGVWMSITASHFFHRRSFVRNGGNVAALGYKAPFFPLVPILAFTLCVISLVGIAFDPNQVAALYFGIPFVAACYGYFHFRYGRKGPAGVPA; encoded by the coding sequence TTGGAATCTTCGACCCCCCTAACCCTCAAGCCAGAGCCTGGCGCTCCCCCCTCCGGAGAACCCGGACTCCACCGCTCCATGGGCCCCAGGCATCTGGTCATGATCGCCATGGGCGGAGTGATAGGTTCCGGCTTGTTCCTCAGCTCGGGCTACACCATTTCGCAGGCAGGGCCACTCGGCGCCGTTCTTGCCTACCTCGTTGGCGCCTTTGTGGTTTACCTGGTGATGGCATGCCTGGGTGAACTCGCCATCGCGTACCCCGTCTCCGGGGCATTCCACATTTACGCTGCCCGGTCCATCGGACCGGCCACCGGCTTCGCAACCGCTTGGCTGTACTGGCTGTGCTGGGCAGTGGCTATCGGGTCGGAGTTCACCGCCTCGGGCCTGCTGATGCAACGGTGGTTCCCCGGCGTTGACGTGTGGGTGTGGTGCCTCGTATTTGCCGCCACGCTGTTCGGTTTGAACGCCGTTTCGTCGAGGTTCTTTGGCGAGTCGGAGTTCTGGTTTGCCATCATCAAGGTCGCGGCGATCATTGCGCTCATCGTTCTTGGCGGTGCAGCCCTGCTGGGCTTCCATCCGCTCAGCGAAGGCGGCAGCCATCCCTTCCTGTTCGAGAATTTCAATACCGAGGGAGGCCTGTTTCCCAACGGATTTACCGGCGTTCTGATCACCGCGCTCGCCGTCTTCTACGCCTTTTCCGGGTCCGAACTGATTGGTGTGGCCGCCGGGGAAACAAAGGATCCCGCCACCAGCATTCCCAAAGCGATGCGAAGCACCGTCATCCGCCTGCTGGTGTTTTTCGTGGGGGCCATCGCTGTCATTGCCGCCACTATTCCGTACCAGGAAGTAGGGCTTGACGAGAGCCCGTTTGTGACCGTGTTTACGGCTACCGGTGTTCCTTTTGCCGCTGACCTGATGAACTTTGTCATCATCACGGCGTTGCTGTCCGCCGGCAACAGTGGATTGTTTTCGTGCGCGAGGATGCTCTACTCCCTTGCCAATGAAGGCCACGCACCGCAGGCGCTCAAGAAGCTGACCCGCCGGGGCATCCCCATGACCGCACTCTCGGTGAGCATGCTCGGCGGGCTGGCATCCCTCATCAGCAGCGTGGTCGCTCCTGAAACTGTCTACCTGGCACTGGTGTCGGTGGCGGGCTTCGCAGTGGTGGGCGTCTGGATGTCCATCACCGCTTCGCACTTCTTCCACCGTCGGTCCTTTGTCAGGAACGGCGGGAACGTCGCTGCACTGGGCTACAAGGCCCCGTTCTTTCCGCTGGTGCCGATCCTGGCATTTACCCTCTGCGTCATCTCACTCGTCGGCATAGCCTTTGATCCCAACCAGGTCGCGGCCCTCTACTTTGGTATTCCTTTCGTTGCGGCCTGCTACGGCTACTTCCACTTCAGGTACGGGCGGAAGGGCCCTGCCGGCGTGCCTGCTTAG
- a CDS encoding IclR family transcriptional regulator yields the protein MDDTAPEASSLAQGLRIVRLVVEREKTGKQLLGVSQLAVELDMDQSRVSRLTQELCDLGLLERPERGPFRVGRGFFGLAATLNTGWIRHAGAELESLVAATGLRARVSVRDGYRVILLLASSNDSRAGSFVQPGMVTPVWCTGAGRALLWDHKQRAFEALLSDVDFIGVGGPGAAHSIPEAWELMARDKAEGCVVAVEEFEHGIVEVAVPIRDPQGGILASLSVLGSRAEIGIPARELADVLAEAAARLGAAPPTPEG from the coding sequence GTGGACGATACTGCCCCGGAGGCGTCGTCGCTGGCGCAGGGACTGCGGATTGTGCGTCTGGTGGTTGAGCGGGAAAAGACCGGCAAGCAGCTCCTGGGTGTTTCCCAGCTGGCCGTTGAACTGGACATGGACCAGAGCCGGGTGTCCCGCCTTACCCAGGAGCTGTGCGACCTTGGCCTTCTGGAACGGCCGGAACGCGGTCCGTTCCGGGTAGGGAGGGGCTTCTTTGGCCTTGCAGCCACGCTCAATACGGGCTGGATACGGCACGCCGGGGCCGAGCTGGAGAGCCTGGTGGCCGCTACCGGTCTCCGCGCCCGTGTGTCCGTCCGGGACGGTTACCGCGTCATTTTGCTGCTGGCATCGAGCAACGATTCACGTGCAGGGAGCTTTGTCCAGCCTGGCATGGTGACGCCGGTTTGGTGCACGGGAGCCGGGCGGGCTTTGCTGTGGGACCATAAGCAGCGCGCTTTCGAGGCCTTGCTTTCGGACGTGGATTTCATCGGCGTCGGTGGTCCCGGTGCTGCCCACTCCATCCCGGAGGCCTGGGAGTTGATGGCCCGGGATAAAGCCGAGGGCTGTGTTGTTGCCGTGGAGGAATTCGAACACGGCATTGTCGAAGTTGCTGTCCCCATCCGCGATCCCCAGGGTGGAATCCTTGCTTCGCTCAGTGTTCTTGGCAGCCGGGCGGAGATTGGTATCCCGGCCCGGGAACTGGCCGATGTCCTCGCCGAGGCCGCGGCAAGGCTGGGGGCTGCACCGCCCACGCCTGAAGGGTAG
- a CDS encoding IclR family transcriptional regulator encodes MSRTTSMGRGITAVLAAGERHAHGLPGGTVAEIAADLGKDRSQVSRSLRTAEQEGFLRRTPQRTFALDWSVLTDAHLLTRRRLHTDGTAALERLSSETDEGCFLGVLSGDSTVTVGESIPATSKMVGSWLGRPYPAYCSDAGQALFWEASEAQVRKVFARVPFVKHGPNTPADVEDFLSRLKVARRRGYSIVDEEAEPGLYSLAVPVRDFRGEVVAALQIVGPKSRLEHRQADHAKALAAQGTWLEAILGCPSPNKQP; translated from the coding sequence ATGTCGAGGACTACAAGCATGGGACGGGGAATCACGGCGGTGCTGGCGGCCGGGGAGCGCCACGCCCATGGCCTCCCCGGCGGCACTGTGGCCGAAATTGCCGCCGACCTGGGCAAGGACCGCAGCCAGGTGTCCCGGAGCCTGCGGACGGCAGAGCAGGAAGGGTTCCTGCGGCGAACGCCGCAACGCACTTTTGCCCTGGACTGGAGCGTGCTGACCGATGCCCACCTGTTGACCCGGCGCCGCCTGCACACCGACGGTACGGCAGCGTTGGAGCGGCTCTCAAGCGAGACTGACGAAGGATGCTTCCTGGGTGTCCTCAGCGGGGACAGCACCGTTACGGTGGGCGAAAGTATCCCCGCAACCAGCAAAATGGTGGGCTCATGGCTGGGCCGGCCCTACCCTGCCTACTGCAGCGACGCCGGCCAGGCACTTTTTTGGGAGGCCTCAGAGGCGCAGGTACGCAAAGTCTTTGCGCGGGTCCCTTTCGTGAAGCACGGCCCCAACACGCCGGCCGACGTAGAGGACTTTCTGTCGCGGCTTAAGGTGGCGAGGCGGCGCGGCTATTCCATTGTTGATGAGGAAGCTGAACCCGGCCTGTACTCGCTGGCCGTTCCCGTGCGGGACTTCAGGGGCGAGGTGGTGGCCGCCCTGCAGATCGTGGGCCCGAAGAGCCGGCTTGAGCACCGCCAGGCTGACCACGCCAAGGCGTTGGCAGCGCAGGGAACGTGGCTTGAAGCCATTCTGGGGTGCCCGTCCCCCAACAAGCAGCCCTAG
- a CDS encoding cyclase family protein: MIDTATGLWPSLQSALEGRRFTDLTHAFHPGQPHFPAFPNETREALFDLDKGDGFTAHRYSIVGQWGTHVDPPSHFIRGGRTLDCIPVEDMILPLVVLDITKDVARNPDATPGLDHVRDWEERNGRIPAASFVALRTGWSRRWPDSEAMANRDAYGVSHTPGWSREVLSFLVEERSIAAIGHEQTDTDLGLATSNGDFGLETYILAQDRWQIELLADLTGLPEAGAVIVASWAKPLQGSGFPARVFAIS; this comes from the coding sequence ATGATTGACACCGCTACCGGCCTCTGGCCCTCGCTGCAGTCCGCATTGGAGGGACGGCGGTTCACCGACCTCACCCACGCCTTTCATCCCGGCCAGCCGCACTTTCCCGCCTTTCCGAACGAAACCCGGGAAGCGCTTTTCGATCTCGACAAAGGCGACGGATTCACGGCGCACAGGTATTCCATCGTTGGCCAATGGGGAACACACGTTGACCCGCCATCCCATTTCATCCGCGGCGGCCGGACCCTGGACTGCATTCCTGTGGAGGACATGATCCTGCCGCTGGTGGTTCTGGACATCACCAAGGACGTTGCCCGCAACCCGGACGCCACACCCGGCCTGGACCATGTCCGGGACTGGGAGGAACGGAATGGCAGGATTCCGGCCGCTTCTTTCGTAGCACTGAGGACCGGTTGGAGCCGGCGCTGGCCGGACAGCGAGGCCATGGCCAACCGGGATGCTTACGGCGTCAGCCACACTCCCGGCTGGTCCCGCGAAGTACTGTCCTTCCTCGTGGAGGAACGCTCAATTGCCGCCATCGGGCACGAGCAGACGGATACAGATCTCGGACTGGCAACCTCCAACGGGGATTTCGGCCTCGAAACCTACATCCTCGCCCAGGACCGCTGGCAGATTGAACTGCTGGCGGATCTCACCGGCCTTCCGGAGGCGGGAGCCGTAATCGTTGCCAGCTGGGCCAAGCCACTGCAAGGAAGCGGCTTTCCCGCCCGCGTCTTCGCCATCTCCTGA
- the mmuM gene encoding homocysteine S-methyltransferase → MSSPIPLSKLLSQERSLVSDGALATELEARGCNLADPLWSAKVLLEQPGLIRDVHRDYFAAGANIATTASYQATPQGFAARGIGGQDALELVALSVQLAAEARQEHLAQHPGAGPLLVAGSVGPYGAYLADGSEYRGDYVLNPAEFRDFHAPRIAALVNAGVDLLAFETLPSFAEAEALLALSREHGVDTWFSFSLRDGGHISDGTPLADVARLLDGQPHVAAVGVNCVPLNLVTPALAALREHTDQPLVAYPNSGETYDPATKTWSQDRTAAAGAPASLGSAAPGWRKLGARIVGGCCRTTPRDIAVLAGPSGNA, encoded by the coding sequence ATGTCCAGCCCCATACCTCTGTCCAAGCTCCTTTCGCAGGAAAGGTCGCTGGTCTCCGATGGCGCCCTTGCCACCGAGCTGGAGGCCCGCGGGTGCAACCTGGCAGACCCCCTGTGGTCTGCCAAAGTGCTGCTGGAACAGCCAGGCCTCATCCGGGACGTTCACCGCGACTACTTCGCGGCGGGCGCCAACATTGCCACCACCGCCAGCTACCAGGCCACGCCCCAGGGTTTTGCCGCGCGGGGGATTGGCGGGCAGGACGCCCTGGAACTCGTCGCCCTGTCCGTCCAGCTCGCGGCTGAAGCGCGCCAGGAGCACCTGGCCCAGCATCCTGGTGCCGGTCCGCTGCTGGTTGCCGGTTCCGTGGGACCCTATGGCGCCTACCTCGCTGACGGTTCTGAATACCGCGGAGACTACGTGCTCAACCCGGCGGAGTTCAGGGACTTCCATGCCCCCCGGATCGCCGCCCTGGTCAACGCCGGCGTTGACCTCCTGGCCTTTGAAACGCTGCCTTCCTTCGCCGAAGCCGAAGCCCTGCTGGCACTCAGCCGGGAACACGGCGTCGACACCTGGTTCTCCTTTTCACTGCGCGACGGCGGGCACATCAGCGACGGAACTCCGCTCGCCGATGTGGCCCGGCTCCTTGACGGCCAGCCCCACGTCGCCGCAGTGGGCGTGAATTGCGTCCCGCTCAACCTGGTCACCCCGGCGCTCGCAGCGCTGCGGGAGCACACGGACCAACCGCTGGTGGCCTACCCCAACTCGGGGGAGACCTACGATCCGGCGACAAAGACGTGGAGCCAGGACCGGACCGCCGCAGCCGGCGCCCCCGCCAGCCTTGGCTCAGCCGCCCCTGGGTGGAGGAAGCTTGGTGCCCGGATCGTGGGTGGCTGCTGCCGCACCACGCCGCGTGACATCGCCGTGTTGGCCGGGCCGTCGGGCAACGCCTAG
- a CDS encoding DUF3846 domain-containing protein — protein MDNRTYTALVVPAGNSEPIRLEQVPADLQALEALVDGPLESVIRGDWHVYLNAESVTMLLPVNVRAGQLMHECGLDLDGIRGTAVFLGRGEHGAEADIPDHLARLAEELFGAPLAA, from the coding sequence ATGGACAACAGAACTTACACAGCACTTGTAGTACCGGCCGGCAATTCCGAACCGATCCGCCTCGAGCAGGTCCCGGCGGACCTGCAGGCCTTGGAAGCCCTGGTGGATGGCCCGCTGGAGTCGGTGATCCGCGGCGACTGGCATGTCTACCTGAACGCCGAGAGCGTCACCATGCTCCTGCCGGTCAACGTCCGCGCCGGGCAGCTCATGCACGAATGCGGCCTGGACCTTGACGGGATCCGAGGCACCGCCGTCTTCCTTGGCCGCGGCGAACATGGAGCCGAAGCGGACATCCCGGACCATCTGGCCCGGCTCGCGGAGGAGCTTTTCGGGGCGCCGCTGGCCGCGTAG
- a CDS encoding dihydrofolate reductase family protein, with the protein MRKVTAGLFHSVDGVVSEPFKFQFDSFDEELGAGLTRMINTVDTVVLGRVSYQEWAGYWPNASTDQDFAAFINPVEKFVASRTLAGPLEWQNSQLMDAPLEEFVAGLKERDGGEIAVCGSISVVRQLLFAGLLDSLQLMTHPVIAGSGRRLFEDGDPLTRLVLQDQSTTSKGNVLSTYGVRGD; encoded by the coding sequence ATGCGCAAAGTCACTGCCGGCCTGTTCCACTCCGTGGACGGGGTGGTGTCCGAACCTTTCAAGTTCCAGTTCGACAGCTTCGACGAGGAACTTGGCGCGGGCCTGACCAGGATGATCAACACGGTGGACACGGTGGTCCTGGGCCGCGTCAGCTACCAGGAGTGGGCCGGTTACTGGCCGAACGCTTCGACTGACCAGGACTTCGCCGCGTTCATCAACCCGGTGGAGAAGTTCGTTGCCTCCCGCACCCTCGCCGGGCCGCTGGAATGGCAGAACTCGCAGCTGATGGACGCGCCGCTGGAGGAGTTCGTGGCCGGTTTGAAGGAGCGCGACGGCGGCGAGATCGCCGTGTGCGGAAGCATCTCCGTGGTGCGGCAGCTGCTCTTCGCCGGACTGCTGGACTCGCTGCAGTTGATGACGCATCCGGTCATTGCCGGCAGTGGCCGCAGGTTGTTTGAGGACGGCGACCCGTTGACCCGGCTGGTGCTGCAGGACCAGTCAACCACCAGCAAGGGCAACGTGCTGAGCACGTATGGGGTCCGCGGGGACTAG
- a CDS encoding putative bifunctional diguanylate cyclase/phosphodiesterase yields MTSFMGRANNVALQTFGVVMDASPDALLALTTEGIILAANPAAARLFDLAEEALTGRDHRELIAEGFRDEVGRLFHQLLAAPEEFPRPCEIMGLRHDGAEIPIEVAAALLPQPTAATVHGELEPAGQSGEQAAHSKARLLLSARGTAHRKAADQGLREAMSLLTATLESTADGILVMGTDGRVAGLNEQFLTMWGIRPELMEAESEEPVMQLIVEQVADPVAFTARLGELQEDPAAESHDVVEFRDGRTYERYSRPQRVGEKIVGRVWSFRDVTPRRKAQEQAHRAMMDLAVQAEKLRAMAFQDPLTGLANRAVFNDALAGALQEPRLKTVDVLLLDLDDFKEVNDILGHQAGDDMLIEVARRLRGCVPTADVVARLGGDEFVVLLTARPDADAIAACIVRCLHVPVTINGTVLRPSLSLGLASVGQDSVGPSELLRHADIAMYAAKAAGKNRLLRFHPDMMQALVQRTHMESGLRLAVPRGEITVDFQPIVSHRMGQVVQLEALARWDRDGERVPPSIFIPLAERTGLINEIGAEVMASGMVQLARWLSEDPSRSLAVNVSGVQLQDPDFAEIVLKLAKASGVAPYQLVMEVTESVFFDPDCSLIRQLSTLRDAGARVALDDFGTGYSSLGRLQDLPVDTVKIDKSFVSMVRTGNERLPILSSIINMAHSLGLTVTAEGIETVAQADYLAALECDSLQGYLFSLPEPGDRLGQALHHAEEALNALQGR; encoded by the coding sequence ATGACCAGTTTTATGGGCCGTGCCAACAATGTGGCATTACAAACTTTTGGCGTGGTCATGGACGCGAGTCCGGACGCGCTGCTGGCATTGACCACAGAGGGCATCATTCTTGCGGCCAATCCGGCAGCAGCCAGGCTCTTTGACTTGGCGGAGGAGGCTCTTACCGGCAGGGACCACCGCGAACTGATCGCGGAGGGCTTCCGTGACGAGGTGGGCCGGTTGTTCCACCAACTCCTTGCAGCGCCGGAAGAGTTTCCGCGGCCGTGCGAGATCATGGGACTGCGTCACGACGGCGCCGAGATCCCCATCGAGGTGGCGGCCGCACTCCTTCCCCAGCCAACCGCGGCCACCGTTCACGGGGAGCTTGAACCGGCGGGGCAATCGGGAGAACAGGCTGCACACTCCAAAGCGCGCCTGCTGCTTTCCGCCCGCGGCACGGCACACCGCAAGGCGGCGGACCAGGGTTTGCGGGAGGCGATGTCCTTGCTGACGGCCACCCTTGAATCCACTGCCGACGGCATCCTGGTGATGGGCACTGACGGCAGGGTTGCAGGTTTAAACGAACAATTCCTCACCATGTGGGGTATCCGGCCCGAACTGATGGAAGCGGAGAGCGAAGAACCGGTCATGCAGCTCATCGTGGAGCAGGTGGCAGATCCTGTGGCCTTCACTGCCCGACTCGGCGAACTCCAGGAGGACCCGGCCGCCGAAAGCCATGACGTGGTCGAGTTCAGGGACGGCCGTACCTATGAACGGTATTCCCGGCCCCAGCGGGTGGGGGAAAAAATCGTCGGCCGGGTATGGAGCTTCCGCGATGTCACGCCCCGGCGGAAAGCGCAGGAGCAGGCGCACCGGGCCATGATGGACCTGGCCGTGCAGGCTGAAAAGCTGCGGGCCATGGCATTCCAGGACCCGCTCACCGGGCTCGCGAACAGGGCCGTATTCAACGACGCGCTGGCCGGGGCACTGCAGGAACCCCGGCTGAAGACGGTGGACGTCCTGCTCCTCGACCTGGACGACTTCAAGGAGGTCAATGACATCCTTGGGCACCAGGCCGGAGACGACATGCTAATCGAAGTGGCACGTCGCCTCCGCGGCTGCGTCCCGACGGCCGACGTTGTTGCTCGCTTGGGCGGGGACGAGTTCGTGGTGCTGTTGACGGCGCGTCCGGACGCCGACGCCATCGCCGCGTGCATCGTGCGCTGCCTGCACGTTCCGGTGACCATCAACGGCACCGTCCTGCGGCCGAGCCTGAGCCTGGGCCTCGCCTCCGTGGGGCAGGACAGCGTTGGGCCGTCCGAGCTGCTGCGGCACGCGGACATCGCGATGTACGCAGCCAAGGCGGCAGGCAAGAACCGGCTCCTGCGCTTCCACCCGGACATGATGCAGGCCCTGGTGCAGCGCACGCACATGGAGAGCGGACTGCGGCTGGCCGTTCCGCGCGGCGAAATTACCGTGGACTTCCAGCCCATCGTGTCGCACCGCATGGGACAGGTGGTCCAGCTGGAGGCACTGGCCAGGTGGGACCGCGACGGCGAGCGGGTGCCGCCGTCGATCTTCATCCCGCTGGCCGAGCGCACCGGGCTGATCAACGAAATCGGCGCCGAGGTGATGGCTTCCGGAATGGTGCAGCTGGCACGTTGGCTCAGCGAGGACCCCTCGCGGTCCCTGGCCGTCAACGTCTCCGGCGTCCAACTGCAGGACCCGGACTTCGCCGAGATTGTCTTGAAGTTGGCGAAAGCCAGCGGCGTTGCCCCCTACCAGCTGGTCATGGAAGTCACCGAGAGCGTGTTTTTCGACCCAGACTGCAGCCTGATCCGGCAGCTCAGCACGCTCCGGGACGCCGGGGCCCGGGTGGCGCTGGATGACTTCGGCACCGGCTACTCCTCCCTGGGCCGGCTGCAGGACCTGCCAGTGGACACGGTGAAGATCGACAAGTCGTTCGTGTCCATGGTGCGGACCGGCAACGAACGCCTGCCCATTCTCAGCTCCATCATCAACATGGCCCACAGCCTGGGACTGACCGTCACTGCGGAAGGGATTGAGACGGTGGCACAGGCTGATTACCTGGCTGCACTGGAGTGCGATTCGCTGCAGGGCTATCTGTTCTCACTGCCGGAGCCCGGTGACCGGCTTGGCCAGGCACTTCACCACGCGGAGGAGGCCCTCAACGCTCTGCAGGGGCGCTAA
- a CDS encoding GlsB/YeaQ/YmgE family stress response membrane protein — protein sequence MGIIGFLILGLIAGAIAKAILPGRQGGGWVVTLVLGVVGAILGGWIGSLIFGGGLAEFFDLRTWLLAILGSIIVLLIYGAVTNRSGRRV from the coding sequence ATGGGCATTATCGGATTTCTCATTTTGGGCCTGATTGCTGGAGCCATTGCAAAGGCCATCCTGCCGGGTCGCCAAGGCGGCGGCTGGGTAGTGACCTTGGTCCTCGGCGTCGTCGGGGCCATCCTGGGCGGCTGGATCGGATCGCTCATCTTTGGCGGTGGGCTGGCCGAATTCTTCGATCTCAGGACCTGGCTGCTGGCCATCCTCGGCTCCATCATCGTTCTCCTGATCTACGGAGCAGTCACCAACCGCAGCGGCCGCCGGGTGTAG